In Prosthecobacter fusiformis, the genomic window TAAAAATGCAGCCGGCCATCTCCCGTGTCTATGTCGCCCTCAACGGTGCCTGCGCCCTGCTGCTGCTGCTGGGCTGGCGCATCATCTTCAATGCCTTTCTGCATCGGCCACGGCGTATCCACACGCTCCAGCAGCGCACCCTCTTCGTCGGCTGGAATGAGGATGCCCAGCGACTGTGGCAGACACTGAGCAGTGACACCGCGCATGCCTTTGACCTCATCGGCTGGGTGGATGCCTCCGGCTGGCGGGAAGCACCGCCGCCCCCCTCAGACATTCCGCTGGTGGGCTATCTGGAGGACATCCACCGCGTCATCGCCCGGCATGAAGTGGATATGATCATCGTCGCCGACCTCCCCCGTCAGCACCTGGTGGAGCTGGCGAACCTCTGTGAGCGGGAGATGATCCAGTTCAAGCTCGCCCCCTCCGTCTTCCGCATTTTCGTCTCCGGTCTTTCGCTGGAAACCATCGCCGGGACGCCGGTGCTAGGCGTCAACCGTTTGCCGCTGGACAACACACTGAACGTCCTGGCCAAGCGCGCGCTGGACATCGCAGGTGCCCTTGTCGGCCTGACTTTGAGCGCGCCATTGATCGCCTTTTTCGGCTTCATGGTCTGGTGGGAATCCGGCGGTCCCATCTTTTATCATCAGCGCCGCTGGGGCATGAACGGCGTGCCTTTTGACATCATCAAGATCCGCTCCATGAAGCTGGATGCGGAAGCGGGCAAAGGACCCCAATGGTGCGCTGCGGATGATCCCCGCCGCCTGAAGGTAGGCGCTTTCATGCGGCGATGGAACATTGATGAGGTGCCGCAATTTTGGAACGTGCTGAAAGGGCAGATGAGCCTCGTCGGTCCGCGCCCGGAGCGGCCGGAGCTGATCGCCGCCTTCAAGCATGAGATCCCCCATTACAATGCCCGCCACCACGCCAAGCCTGGGATGACCGGCTGGGCCCAGGTGAAAGGCCTGCGCGGGGATACGGATCTGGCGGAACGCATCCGCTGTGACCTCTGGTACCTGGAAAACTGGAGCCTGA contains:
- a CDS encoding sugar transferase; this encodes MSSASQPPSSSDRLFIGHPGPMTGNLLKKLEERRTWRLQETASPHLWVLVSILGDLIMAVAAGYGAYWLRFHSLKDFGNWDDLTLRQYTGHMTLGTLTLLLALGWQGIYDRNVLLRNRWIASKMAKAVLIWTLGFLALTLALKMQPAISRVYVALNGACALLLLLGWRIIFNAFLHRPRRIHTLQQRTLFVGWNEDAQRLWQTLSSDTAHAFDLIGWVDASGWREAPPPPSDIPLVGYLEDIHRVIARHEVDMIIVADLPRQHLVELANLCEREMIQFKLAPSVFRIFVSGLSLETIAGTPVLGVNRLPLDNTLNVLAKRALDIAGALVGLTLSAPLIAFFGFMVWWESGGPIFYHQRRWGMNGVPFDIIKIRSMKLDAEAGKGPQWCAADDPRRLKVGAFMRRWNIDEVPQFWNVLKGQMSLVGPRPERPELIAAFKHEIPHYNARHHAKPGMTGWAQVKGLRGDTDLAERIRCDLWYLENWSLMLDLQIMFLTFFKRDNAY